One window of the Leptospira koniambonensis genome contains the following:
- a CDS encoding nitrous oxide reductase accessory protein NosL, which yields MFRTRTGLPVIILSSLVSISVFCSKREPIFPEFGRELCAHCSMAIVDKRFHAQLLTEKGRRYYFDSIECSHSFKKSARYSSGSVWFADFENPDKMISEDIAVLVSSSELRSPMGEGLAAFSSIDRAKEFLNTHKGSIWSRNNEKDH from the coding sequence ATGTTTCGTACTAGGACCGGTTTGCCAGTGATCATCTTGTCCTCGTTAGTTTCGATTTCGGTTTTCTGTTCTAAAAGAGAACCGATATTTCCTGAATTCGGGAGAGAACTTTGCGCACATTGTTCCATGGCAATCGTAGACAAACGTTTTCATGCGCAGCTATTAACCGAAAAGGGAAGAAGATACTATTTCGATTCAATTGAATGTTCTCATTCTTTCAAGAAGTCCGCTAGATATTCATCCGGATCTGTTTGGTTTGCAGATTTTGAAAATCCGGACAAAATGATTTCTGAAGATATAGCCGTATTAGTCAGTTCGTCAGAACTGCGTTCCCCTATGGGAGAAGGACTTGCTGCATTTTCCTCAATAGATCGAGCAAAAGAATTTCTGAATACACATAAAGGCTCTATCTGGAGTCGAAACAATGAAAAAGATCATTGA
- a CDS encoding c-type cytochrome, with protein MKIIKNIIKFSKITPVLLGLIAFSYCGKEKPAEAESSVGSKGIGPVTSVTLGAVDEGMAQKGKQNFETKCSACHKFEEKVVGPALKGVTERRTPEWIMNMILNPIEMTQKDPIAQELLAEHLTQMTFQNVQESEAREILEYLRKMDKK; from the coding sequence ATGAAGATAATTAAGAATATCATAAAATTCAGTAAGATCACTCCGGTACTGTTAGGTTTAATCGCTTTCTCTTATTGTGGGAAAGAAAAACCGGCAGAAGCAGAGAGTTCTGTCGGTAGTAAAGGGATTGGGCCGGTCACTTCTGTTACGTTAGGCGCAGTTGATGAAGGGATGGCTCAAAAAGGAAAACAAAACTTCGAAACTAAATGTAGCGCCTGTCATAAATTCGAAGAGAAGGTCGTAGGACCTGCATTAAAGGGAGTAACTGAGAGAAGGACTCCAGAGTGGATCATGAATATGATCTTGAATCCAATAGAGATGACTCAGAAGGATCCGATAGCTCAGGAACTTCTCGCAGAACATCTAACTCAGATGACATTCCAAAACGTTCAAGAATCTGAGGCCAGAGAGATCCTGGAATATCTTAGAAAAATGGATAAGAAATAA
- a CDS encoding sterol desaturase family protein has product MQAYFTEIFRSLLSPIRIIFLPSVKIYWFYILSSILITLLLIVWRGWKEKGFSSKNYFRENVSKKIWLHESALLDYKYYLINTFLFALFFSYFVISGASVSSLLSGSLVKIFGQTNYSFSSQTFFIFVYSVLFWLANDFGRFFAHWLLHKTFLWEFHKLHHSAKVLNPLTVYRVHPVEAILVNSLGAICSGIITGIAVFLFPNGINMLSFLGVNAGIFVFNLYANLRHSHIGLRFPRWLSKILLSPAQHQIHHSTDIDLQNKNIGVSFAFWDILFGSLYIPEEGEAERTVFGLEEEENSNFRNILKIYFLPFGKILGQLKNTILLLKKESKS; this is encoded by the coding sequence ATGCAGGCATATTTCACGGAAATTTTTCGTTCTCTTCTTAGTCCGATACGGATTATATTTTTGCCTTCCGTAAAGATCTATTGGTTCTATATTCTAAGTTCGATCCTGATCACTCTTCTATTAATTGTATGGAGAGGATGGAAGGAAAAAGGATTTAGTTCCAAGAATTATTTTCGCGAAAACGTATCTAAGAAGATCTGGCTTCATGAATCTGCACTATTAGATTATAAATATTATTTAATAAACACTTTCTTATTCGCACTATTCTTCAGTTATTTCGTTATATCAGGGGCAAGTGTATCTAGTCTCCTCAGCGGATCTTTAGTTAAAATATTCGGGCAGACTAATTATTCTTTCTCTTCTCAAACATTCTTTATTTTTGTTTATTCGGTCTTATTTTGGCTCGCAAATGATTTTGGTAGATTTTTTGCTCATTGGCTTCTTCATAAAACGTTTCTCTGGGAGTTCCATAAGTTACACCATTCTGCAAAAGTGTTAAATCCCCTCACAGTCTATAGAGTACATCCTGTGGAAGCGATCTTAGTGAATTCATTAGGAGCTATTTGTTCTGGGATCATAACTGGGATCGCAGTCTTTCTATTTCCAAACGGGATCAATATGTTGTCTTTCTTAGGTGTGAATGCAGGAATATTTGTATTTAATCTATATGCGAATTTAAGACATTCCCATATAGGTCTTCGATTTCCTAGATGGTTAAGTAAAATACTATTAAGCCCAGCCCAACACCAAATCCACCATAGCACGGATATTGATCTTCAGAACAAAAACATAGGCGTATCCTTTGCTTTTTGGGACATTCTTTTCGGAAGTCTTTATATTCCAGAAGAAGGAGAAGCAGAACGTACAGTTTTCGGTTTAGAGGAAGAAGAAAATTCCAATTTCCGTAATATACTGAAGATCTACTTTTTACCGTTCGGAAAAATCCTCGGCCAACTTAAGAATACAATCCTTCTCCTTAAAAAAGAATCCAAATCTTGA
- a CDS encoding NnrS family protein, with translation MKSFLNFRSAIWSVAFRPFFLFSSFHAIFAVLIWILILFSIIPSPFLTGGIQIHSYEMVFGFGRGIIIGFLFTAGQNWTKKVLAKEGYLALLFGLWLLGRFGFLSNPYLSYIALTADLYCDLLVLFYLAPPLFTKGQEHNRVVVVTYFLLFLLHILTAFSFLNIFPEGWSLHFIHLSLFIILQFVILIGGRIMPFFSSAAIPGSNPKRFLKLESLIRYGGFLFLTIEACAFWFPSIVPFAGLYCLAFGMLNYSRWLFWEPWKSRKVAILWILHSGYFWLCTGFLAYGLSHLGFFPTSSAFHIFTVGGIGVFIYGMITRISLGHTGRPIRASKSIVFGYILINLAVIARVFLPLLNKYREAYLFSAIFWISAFLIFAIQYSEILISPRRFASS, from the coding sequence ATGAAATCATTTCTAAATTTTCGTTCTGCAATTTGGTCGGTTGCCTTTCGTCCATTTTTTTTATTTAGTTCATTTCATGCTATATTCGCAGTTCTTATCTGGATCTTGATCCTATTTTCAATCATTCCTTCTCCATTTCTAACTGGAGGAATTCAGATACATTCTTACGAGATGGTCTTCGGTTTTGGACGTGGAATAATTATAGGATTCCTTTTTACTGCAGGTCAAAATTGGACAAAAAAAGTTTTGGCTAAAGAAGGATATTTAGCACTTCTATTCGGACTTTGGTTATTAGGTAGATTCGGATTCTTATCAAATCCATATCTTTCCTATATCGCACTTACTGCGGATCTGTATTGTGATCTACTGGTTCTCTTCTATCTAGCGCCTCCTTTATTCACGAAAGGCCAAGAGCATAATCGAGTTGTTGTGGTAACTTATTTCCTTTTGTTTTTACTTCATATTCTGACTGCATTTTCATTTCTAAATATTTTTCCGGAAGGATGGAGCTTACATTTCATTCATCTTTCTCTTTTCATAATACTTCAATTTGTGATCTTGATTGGGGGAAGGATTATGCCCTTCTTCTCTTCAGCAGCTATTCCGGGCTCAAATCCAAAACGATTTCTTAAATTAGAAAGTTTGATAAGATATGGAGGATTTCTATTCTTAACAATAGAAGCTTGCGCCTTCTGGTTTCCATCGATCGTTCCATTTGCAGGATTATATTGTCTTGCTTTCGGAATGTTAAACTATTCTCGTTGGCTTTTCTGGGAACCATGGAAATCCAGAAAGGTAGCTATCCTTTGGATCTTACATTCAGGTTATTTCTGGCTATGTACCGGATTTTTAGCGTATGGACTTTCTCATTTAGGATTTTTTCCTACTTCTTCCGCCTTTCATATCTTTACTGTAGGAGGGATAGGAGTATTCATTTATGGTATGATTACAAGAATCTCTCTTGGGCATACAGGTAGACCAATTAGAGCTTCTAAATCGATCGTATTCGGTTATATCTTGATAAACTTAGCGGTTATCGCCAGAGTGTTCCTTCCATTATTAAATAAATATAGAGAAGCTTATCTATTTTCTGCAATATTCTGGATAAGCGCATTTCTAATATTCGCAATTCAATATTCTGAAATTCTAATAAGTCCAAGAAGATTCGCCAGTTCCTGA
- a CDS encoding copper resistance protein CopD — MLFFVLIFGPVYKDKELSDVKTLLLLKIALQFRKISYYVFIILIGSGLSIAYLRGYFGVYSQTSYWISAHGSIFLAKMILFFLLLLSSILHDFLIGPTAFKDMEKGVRYDSRSRKYASIFGRINLLISLLIAVLGLAYSRGFSF; from the coding sequence ATGCTTTTCTTTGTGCTTATCTTTGGACCGGTATATAAAGATAAAGAACTTTCAGATGTGAAAACTCTGTTATTGCTTAAGATAGCGTTACAATTCAGAAAAATTTCTTATTATGTATTTATAATATTGATCGGTTCGGGCCTTAGTATCGCCTATCTGAGGGGATATTTTGGGGTGTATTCCCAGACTTCTTACTGGATATCCGCTCATGGAAGTATCTTTCTTGCAAAAATGATCTTGTTCTTTCTTCTTCTTTTAAGTTCGATCTTACATGATTTTTTGATCGGTCCAACTGCATTTAAGGACATGGAGAAAGGGGTTAGATATGATAGTCGTAGCAGAAAATATGCATCCATTTTCGGTCGGATCAATCTTCTGATCTCTTTGCTAATCGCAGTCCTTGGACTCGCGTATTCTAGAGGTTTTAGCTTTTAG
- a CDS encoding nitrous oxide reductase family maturation protein NosD: protein MKKIIDWHPENSRISFGYSRFVTTFCFFFCLTSSDIFSKDIEVCKENCKFSSIQTAIDSANSGDTIRIRKGVYQEGMISISKPLVLEGSNSVILDGKKEKHVLDIRSNNVVIRGLSIRGSGVSDTSEYAGVHAENVKSCLIENNEFEDNAYAVYLAEVEDCTVRGNISSGNAINEVSGGNGIHLWSSKTIRIQGNELKKHRDGIYLEFSSNLKIEENFSHDNIRYGMHFMFSSDNDFRGNRFENNSAGVAVMYSKNILIENNRFENNWGDSSYGLLLKEISESILTKNSFVHNTVAIFADGCNRNYFTHNDLRDNGWGVRILGNSESNQFVQNEFKENVFDISTNTKHTTNLFKENYWDSYDGYDLDLDRFGDIPHKPVHFFGYWVVVYPFLMVLYNSPVVNFLQAIEKAFPIVTPIDLEDPKPRMRSHV, encoded by the coding sequence ATGAAAAAGATCATTGATTGGCATCCTGAAAATTCTCGGATCAGTTTTGGATATTCACGATTCGTTACAACTTTCTGCTTCTTCTTTTGTTTAACATCTTCTGATATTTTTTCCAAAGATATAGAAGTATGTAAGGAGAATTGTAAATTTTCTTCCATTCAAACTGCAATTGATTCCGCAAATTCTGGAGATACGATCCGGATCAGAAAAGGTGTCTATCAAGAAGGTATGATATCGATTTCGAAACCATTGGTTTTGGAAGGTTCTAATAGCGTTATCTTAGATGGCAAAAAAGAAAAACATGTATTAGATATCCGATCGAATAATGTCGTAATTCGCGGATTGAGTATTAGAGGTAGTGGAGTCTCAGATACGTCGGAGTACGCAGGAGTTCATGCAGAAAATGTAAAGTCATGTTTAATTGAAAATAATGAGTTTGAGGACAATGCATATGCGGTCTATCTGGCAGAAGTAGAAGATTGTACTGTCCGAGGAAATATATCTTCGGGTAATGCAATAAATGAAGTCTCAGGTGGGAACGGAATCCACCTTTGGTCATCTAAAACGATCAGGATACAAGGGAATGAGTTAAAAAAACATAGAGATGGGATCTATCTAGAATTTTCGAGTAATCTGAAGATAGAGGAAAATTTTTCACACGATAATATCCGCTACGGAATGCATTTTATGTTTTCTTCGGACAATGATTTTAGAGGAAATAGGTTTGAGAACAACTCGGCTGGAGTTGCGGTGATGTACAGCAAAAATATTCTGATCGAAAATAACCGCTTCGAGAATAACTGGGGGGATAGTTCATACGGACTTTTGTTAAAAGAAATCTCAGAGAGTATTCTTACAAAAAACTCATTCGTTCATAATACTGTTGCAATCTTTGCAGATGGATGCAATCGCAATTATTTTACTCACAATGATCTAAGAGACAACGGATGGGGAGTAAGGATCTTGGGTAATAGTGAATCCAATCAATTTGTACAAAACGAATTTAAGGAAAATGTATTCGATATTAGTACAAATACAAAACATACCACGAATTTATTTAAAGAAAATTATTGGGATAGTTACGACGGTTATGATCTGGATTTAGACAGATTTGGAGATATTCCCCATAAGCCTGTTCATTTTTTCGGATATTGGGTAGTAGTTTATCCTTTTCTAATGGTTTTATATAACTCTCCAGTAGTGAATTTTTTACAAGCAATCGAAAAAGCATTTCCGATCGTTACTCCCATAGATCTGGAAGATCCAAAGCCAAGGATGAGGAGTCACGTATGA
- a CDS encoding LIC_11090 family protein yields MKTITTWFLTLIFFPRLLVPAEGIVFEKLFLGNSICHCNHNSNRETHPSKEDNFFSTKTELVKSTHYGKQERPNCHSNPEITTHECGCKKENSDRLFSQIRIFSYYLIAPYINIIPTLESTCKMKDVYFGELSKAYNRKLKRPPKHLSLA; encoded by the coding sequence ATGAAAACGATTACAACTTGGTTTTTAACTCTGATCTTTTTTCCACGCTTGCTTGTTCCTGCGGAAGGAATCGTATTCGAAAAATTGTTTTTAGGAAATTCCATCTGCCACTGTAATCATAATTCAAACAGAGAAACTCACCCAAGTAAGGAAGATAATTTTTTCAGCACGAAAACGGAACTAGTAAAATCAACTCACTATGGAAAACAAGAACGTCCGAACTGCCATTCTAATCCGGAAATAACCACGCATGAATGTGGATGTAAAAAAGAGAATTCAGATAGGCTCTTCTCTCAAATCAGGATTTTTTCCTATTATCTAATCGCTCCTTACATAAATATTATCCCTACTCTTGAATCTACTTGTAAAATGAAGGACGTATATTTCGGAGAATTGTCAAAAGCTTATAACCGAAAACTAAAACGCCCTCCTAAACATCTTTCCTTAGCTTAA
- a CDS encoding Crp/Fnr family transcriptional regulator codes for MGLMIFDEISKEEMLSIFSGGRKRVLKKDEFLFHQGDETDCLHLLIEGKLQIFKYDSSSNEITLNFFNPVSLIAELALINGIPFPASGKFVTDGAVLSLPFKELRERIKTDIPLNHLLIQSLFSKIQALNLSINRGMTMDSLQRVAHFLYYLPENQATLAHSQIASMLALRPETFSRALKQLKDQGIINPERGLIEVLKKEELKNFF; via the coding sequence ATGGGATTAATGATCTTCGACGAAATATCTAAAGAAGAGATGTTATCTATCTTTTCAGGTGGAAGAAAACGTGTCCTTAAAAAAGACGAATTCTTATTTCATCAAGGGGATGAGACTGATTGTTTACATCTTCTAATAGAAGGTAAATTACAGATCTTCAAATATGATTCCAGTTCCAACGAGATCACTTTAAATTTTTTCAATCCTGTTTCATTGATCGCGGAACTTGCACTTATCAATGGGATCCCATTTCCTGCATCAGGTAAATTTGTAACAGATGGAGCAGTTCTTTCTCTTCCTTTTAAAGAGCTACGCGAAAGAATAAAAACCGATATCCCTTTAAACCATCTTTTGATCCAATCTTTGTTCAGTAAGATCCAAGCATTAAATCTTTCCATCAATCGCGGAATGACTATGGATTCCCTACAAAGAGTCGCTCACTTCTTATATTACCTACCTGAGAACCAAGCAACACTTGCACATTCTCAGATCGCATCCATGCTTGCATTAAGACCTGAAACTTTTTCCAGAGCACTTAAACAACTCAAGGACCAAGGAATTATAAATCCGGAAAGAGGATTAATAGAAGTGTTAAAGAAAGAAGAATTAAAAAACTTTTTCTAA
- the nosZ gene encoding Sec-dependent nitrous-oxide reductase, with translation MIFIGLGYGCKGGAATAALASDAAKRVYVAPGEKDEVYAFLSGGFSGQMSVYGIPSTRLFKIIPVFSVFPENGYGYDEETKNMLRTTHGYIPWDDSHHIEASMTDGKQDGRWLFLNANNTPRLARIDLKAFETKEIIEIPNSAGNHASPFATENTEYLMAATRFSVPIPQASVPVENFSKGDFKGTVTMVKVDPKSGRLSLELQILVPGFDYDLSHCGKGKSHDWCFFTSYNSEQAYKMIEVGASKNDKDYILAFNWVRAKQCLDQGKASNFGGEYYRNYLPENQPVISEKLSGVKMLQPKDCPGVMYYMPTPKSPHGTDVDPTGEYIVGGGKLATVIPVHSFSKLMDVKDKPEHRSGMIMDIPILKYESTLAGEVKKPCLGPLHTEFDGKGYAYTSCFVSSEVVKWELGTWEVEQHLPAYYSVGHLSIVGGSSKEPYGKYLIALNKITKDRYLPVGMELPQSAQLYDISGGKAELLSDFPTVGEPHYSQMIPAKLLMDKAAKIYPLEENKHPYAIKNEKDARVVREGNTVRVYMTQIRSHFKPDTIEVRSGDTVFFHVTNLEQDFDIPHGFAVGGAPEMPNLLIMPGQTRTFKWKAPKPGIYPFYCTDFCSALHQEMQQYIRVLP, from the coding sequence ATGATCTTCATCGGTTTGGGGTACGGATGTAAAGGTGGGGCTGCAACTGCTGCACTCGCATCCGATGCCGCGAAGCGTGTGTATGTGGCGCCGGGAGAGAAGGATGAAGTCTATGCTTTCCTCTCCGGGGGATTCAGCGGTCAAATGTCGGTGTATGGAATTCCTTCCACCCGTTTATTCAAGATCATTCCGGTCTTCTCGGTTTTTCCTGAGAATGGTTATGGATATGATGAAGAAACTAAGAACATGCTTAGAACTACTCATGGGTATATTCCTTGGGATGATAGCCACCATATAGAAGCATCCATGACAGATGGAAAACAAGATGGTCGTTGGTTGTTTTTGAATGCAAACAACACTCCTAGACTTGCTCGGATCGATCTAAAAGCTTTTGAAACAAAAGAGATCATTGAGATCCCTAACAGTGCGGGTAACCATGCTTCTCCTTTTGCTACAGAAAACACTGAGTATCTGATGGCAGCGACTAGGTTCTCCGTACCAATTCCTCAGGCAAGTGTTCCTGTAGAAAATTTCTCTAAAGGAGATTTTAAAGGAACAGTCACCATGGTGAAGGTAGATCCTAAATCAGGAAGACTTTCTTTGGAACTTCAGATACTTGTTCCCGGTTTTGATTACGATCTATCACACTGTGGAAAAGGAAAATCTCACGACTGGTGCTTCTTTACATCTTATAACTCTGAACAAGCATATAAGATGATAGAAGTAGGAGCTTCTAAGAATGATAAGGACTATATCTTAGCATTCAATTGGGTTCGTGCTAAACAATGTCTGGACCAAGGAAAGGCGTCTAACTTTGGTGGAGAATATTATAGAAATTATCTACCGGAGAACCAACCTGTGATTTCCGAAAAGTTGAGCGGTGTAAAAATGCTCCAACCTAAGGATTGCCCTGGAGTCATGTATTATATGCCTACTCCTAAGAGTCCTCACGGAACAGACGTTGATCCTACGGGAGAATATATAGTTGGTGGAGGAAAACTCGCTACGGTTATTCCAGTTCACTCTTTCTCTAAACTTATGGATGTGAAAGACAAACCTGAACATAGATCTGGAATGATCATGGATATCCCGATACTAAAATACGAATCCACTCTTGCTGGAGAAGTAAAGAAACCTTGTTTAGGTCCTTTGCACACAGAGTTTGATGGAAAGGGATATGCTTATACTTCCTGTTTCGTAAGTTCAGAAGTTGTAAAATGGGAATTGGGAACCTGGGAAGTAGAACAACATCTTCCTGCTTACTATAGTGTTGGTCACCTTTCTATCGTAGGCGGTAGTTCGAAAGAACCTTATGGAAAATATCTGATCGCATTGAATAAGATCACCAAAGATAGATATCTTCCTGTAGGTATGGAATTACCCCAGAGTGCTCAGCTCTATGATATCTCAGGTGGTAAGGCGGAACTTCTTTCTGACTTCCCTACAGTGGGAGAGCCTCACTATTCACAAATGATCCCTGCAAAACTCCTTATGGATAAGGCTGCGAAAATTTATCCATTAGAAGAAAATAAACATCCTTACGCGATCAAAAACGAGAAGGATGCGAGAGTCGTTCGGGAAGGTAATACCGTACGTGTTTATATGACACAGATACGGTCTCACTTTAAACCGGACACTATCGAAGTAAGAAGTGGGGATACCGTCTTCTTCCATGTGACTAACTTGGAACAAGACTTTGATATTCCGCACGGTTTTGCAGTGGGTGGGGCGCCAGAGATGCCTAACCTTCTGATCATGCCGGGACAGACCAGGACTTTCAAATGGAAAGCGCCTAAGCCTGGAATATATCCTTTCTACTGCACTGATTTCTGTTCGGCTCTTCACCAAGAAATGCAGCAGTACATAAGGGTGCTTCCTTAA
- a CDS encoding ABC transporter permease — protein MNELILFELKENIRSKWMFVFAGFLAISAGALNYFGDESGGRLVVSQMNLVLFVVPLFSITFAGLTFNDSLPFAEVLLSKSLTRTQYFFGKYCGVSLSLFLSFLVGLTLPGLPFLFIEPKLAILFFELIFFGTILILVFVSLGFLLASFFKKGELIVSGALLVWLYFFLLFDSFVFMLSIYLGDYPVEIPALLVILFNPVDLVRILIILQTKASVLLGFSGAFLIRSLGTLIVVLLSSLFLIFWIMMPLSISYKRFLVRNF, from the coding sequence ATGAATGAATTAATCTTATTCGAACTAAAAGAAAATATCAGAAGTAAATGGATGTTTGTATTTGCTGGCTTTCTTGCGATTTCTGCGGGAGCGCTCAACTATTTCGGGGATGAAAGCGGTGGAAGATTAGTTGTAAGTCAGATGAATCTGGTCTTATTTGTAGTTCCCTTATTCTCCATTACGTTTGCAGGATTAACATTCAATGATTCACTTCCTTTTGCAGAAGTACTTCTTTCCAAATCATTGACGAGAACTCAATATTTTTTTGGAAAATATTGCGGAGTAAGTTTGTCTCTTTTTTTAAGTTTCCTGGTTGGACTTACACTCCCAGGACTACCGTTTCTTTTCATTGAACCTAAGCTTGCGATCTTATTCTTTGAATTAATCTTTTTTGGAACTATATTAATTTTAGTATTCGTTTCTTTGGGATTTTTATTAGCCTCCTTCTTTAAAAAAGGGGAGCTGATCGTTTCCGGTGCCTTGCTTGTTTGGTTATATTTCTTTTTACTATTCGATTCATTCGTTTTTATGTTGAGTATATATTTAGGTGATTATCCGGTGGAAATTCCCGCATTACTTGTGATTCTATTCAATCCAGTTGATCTGGTGAGGATTTTGATCATTTTACAGACAAAGGCTTCTGTCTTACTCGGATTCTCCGGTGCATTTTTAATCAGAAGTTTAGGAACGCTAATAGTAGTCCTACTATCTAGTTTGTTCTTAATATTTTGGATTATGATGCCTTTAAGTATTTCTTATAAAAGATTTTTAGTTCGAAACTTCTAA
- a CDS encoding transporter has product MKYRISIIVIFIIFSFHNISSNEIDIPKAAKEVDPHAHHHKESNDQAHQHELRADQISPAGLMFPHVHKKGSWVLDFRYMGMQMSGLRNGNKSMGTYEALWFPQFDPSVSMPTGSLLTGGPNIPQTSVNGYRYMSVPKSMLMESYMTSAMYGVSDDTMIMFMVPVIKNQMTMETSNFDSSAMKSGGVGDISFSAAHRILKRNDHEIFLNFGLSLPTGSIDERDWMPMMGNQKVPYNMQPGTGTINYLPGIGYSGKSDRFSWGLGANANLRSSKNQNQYRFGNVYELSSWIAYSLFPWASVSIRVQSVNWDNIKGQDGSLDPKMDPQNDPNRQGGHRTDALVGMNFLLEERIRFGFEAGKPFHQHLNGPQLAMQTMFNVFVRYDLN; this is encoded by the coding sequence ATGAAGTATCGCATTTCCATAATAGTCATTTTTATTATATTTTCTTTTCATAATATTAGTTCGAATGAGATCGATATTCCTAAAGCGGCTAAAGAGGTAGATCCTCACGCACATCACCACAAAGAATCCAACGACCAAGCCCATCAACATGAGTTAAGAGCGGATCAAATTTCCCCAGCAGGCCTAATGTTTCCTCATGTTCACAAAAAAGGTTCTTGGGTTTTAGATTTTCGTTATATGGGAATGCAAATGTCGGGATTACGAAACGGAAACAAATCTATGGGGACCTACGAGGCTTTATGGTTTCCTCAATTCGATCCAAGTGTTTCCATGCCCACCGGAAGTTTGTTAACGGGAGGGCCAAATATTCCTCAAACTTCCGTCAACGGGTATCGTTATATGTCGGTTCCTAAATCCATGTTAATGGAATCTTATATGACAAGCGCTATGTATGGAGTTTCAGATGACACTATGATCATGTTCATGGTCCCAGTCATAAAAAATCAAATGACGATGGAGACTAGCAATTTTGATTCCTCTGCAATGAAATCTGGAGGTGTAGGAGATATTTCTTTTTCTGCAGCTCATCGTATTCTAAAAAGGAATGATCACGAAATCTTTCTGAATTTTGGGCTCTCTCTTCCTACCGGGTCCATAGACGAAAGAGATTGGATGCCGATGATGGGAAATCAAAAAGTCCCTTATAATATGCAACCTGGAACAGGAACGATCAATTATTTACCAGGAATCGGATATTCAGGAAAATCAGATCGATTTTCTTGGGGATTAGGAGCCAACGCAAATCTACGCAGCTCCAAAAATCAAAACCAATATCGTTTCGGAAATGTTTATGAACTCAGTTCCTGGATCGCATATTCTTTATTTCCTTGGGCAAGCGTTTCCATTCGAGTGCAATCTGTTAATTGGGATAATATAAAAGGGCAAGATGGTTCATTGGATCCGAAAATGGATCCTCAAAACGATCCGAATCGACAAGGTGGCCATCGTACAGATGCGTTAGTCGGTATGAATTTCCTTTTAGAAGAAAGAATTCGATTCGGTTTTGAAGCAGGAAAACCTTTTCACCAACATTTGAACGGTCCTCAACTTGCAATGCAGACAATGTTCAATGTATTCGTCCGTTATGATTTGAATTGA
- a CDS encoding ABC transporter ATP-binding protein: MMQVKDLTVQYGKSIAVKGISFHAEAGNILSLIGPNGSGKSSVLKSIVGLVNPIYGRIEFKGEEGHTNSNIGYMPQAPLFPKNVKVSELVDFLKKLESSDQKEFQELFDLLGLKDYENIKFGSLSGGTKQKVNILQCFSIRKPVYIVDEPTASLDPYISNLLKEILFRKKREGALIVFSTHILNEVEEVADRFLLMSEGSLLIDDSPVNFVKNRDKGNLQNALMEFWNTKYSVKR; this comes from the coding sequence ATGATGCAGGTAAAAGATCTGACCGTTCAATATGGAAAATCAATCGCAGTTAAAGGAATTTCCTTCCACGCAGAAGCGGGAAATATTCTTTCTTTGATTGGTCCCAACGGCTCCGGTAAAAGTTCGGTTCTCAAAAGTATCGTAGGCCTAGTAAACCCAATCTATGGTCGTATAGAATTTAAGGGAGAAGAAGGGCACACTAACTCTAATATCGGATATATGCCCCAAGCTCCTTTGTTTCCAAAAAATGTAAAGGTATCCGAGCTTGTAGATTTTTTGAAAAAATTGGAATCTTCCGATCAGAAAGAATTTCAAGAATTATTTGATCTACTCGGTTTAAAGGATTATGAAAATATAAAGTTTGGATCTTTATCAGGAGGAACAAAGCAAAAAGTAAATATTCTACAATGTTTTTCGATTCGTAAACCTGTTTACATAGTGGATGAGCCTACTGCGAGTTTGGATCCTTATATTTCGAATCTTTTAAAAGAAATATTATTTAGAAAAAAGAGAGAAGGGGCCTTGATCGTTTTTTCAACCCATATCTTAAACGAGGTGGAAGAGGTCGCTGATCGTTTTTTACTAATGTCGGAAGGTTCTTTATTGATCGATGATTCTCCTGTAAATTTTGTAAAGAACAGAGATAAGGGAAATCTTCAGAACGCTTTAATGGAATTTTGGAATACTAAGTATTCGGTAAAAAGATGA